From a single Bemisia tabaci chromosome 10, PGI_BMITA_v3 genomic region:
- the LOC109033399 gene encoding hydroxyacylglutathione hydrolase, mitochondrial codes for MDVTILPALEDNYMYLITDKATKSAAIVDPVNPTLVLEEVAKRGVSLEAVLTTHHHWDHAGGNTQLKESMESLEVYGGDSRVDAVTKIVQDGNSFNIGTLKVKCLFTPCHTTGHICYFVSADSGPPAVFTGDTLFVAGCGRFFEGTPDQMYKALCKVLAGLPDETKVYCGHEYTVTNLKFARTVDPLNQDVINKLSWAEGKRRAHEPTIPSTIADEKKTNPFMRVEDLTKIQHPQESISEKLVIDMMGNIRRQKDSFRG; via the exons ATGGATGTCACTATACTTCCTGCCCTAGAAGATAACTACATGTACCTG ataaCTGATAAAGCAACCAAATCTGCAGCAATTGTCGACCCAGTCAACCCAACACTAGTCTTGGAAGAAGTTGCCAAGCGAGGTGTTTCGCTCGAAGCTGTCCTTACAACCCATCATCACTG GGATCATGCTGGAGGAAACACACAACTGAAAGAGAGCATGGAATCGTTGGAAGTTTATGGTGGTGACTCAAGAGTCGACGCAGTCACAAAGATTGTGCAGGACGGAAATTCATTTAATATTGGAACCCTAAAAGTGAAATGTTTATTTACACCGTGCCACACAACCGGACACATCTGTTACTTTGTGTCTGCTGATTCAGGACCCCCTGCAGTTTTCACTG GTGATACTCTATTTGTGGCTGGATGTGGAAGGTTCTTTGAAGGAACTCCTGATCAGATGTACAAGGCTTTGTGTAAAGTTCTCGCGGGATTACCAGATGAAACA AAAGTTTACTGCGGTCATGAATACACAGTTACCAATTTAAAGTTTGCTCGCACAGTAGATCCCTTGAACCAGGATGTCATCAACAAACTCAGCTGGGCAGAAGGAAAACGGCGAGCTCATGAACCAACCATTCCTTCCACCATTG CGGATGAAAAGAAGACGAATCCATTCATGCGAGTAGAGGATTTAACTAAAATTCAGCACCCGCAGGAGAGCATCAGCGAAAAACTAGTCATTGATATGATGGGTAACATCAGACGTCAGAAAGATTCCTTCCGTGGGTAA